A DNA window from Rhizobium jaguaris contains the following coding sequences:
- a CDS encoding DUF3226 domain-containing protein gives MDAIEKSLQSLVKSRPYQEGRIVKIAAIRDADVNPTDATGMMHRAFQSVGWPQPAPGTFEGGQNIEVGLFVVPSSDQSGDLERLCLATVADVAKAQSVTQFYAQMDATYGPLDRPYKRQCAIYLACTNVETRGPGQAFSIGVFDRQHGVLEPLKQFLTLFLG, from the coding sequence GTGGATGCGATAGAAAAGAGCCTCCAATCGCTTGTCAAGTCGCGGCCCTATCAGGAGGGACGGATTGTAAAGATTGCAGCGATACGAGACGCGGACGTTAATCCAACGGACGCCACCGGCATGATGCATCGTGCGTTTCAATCAGTCGGTTGGCCGCAACCAGCTCCGGGCACTTTCGAAGGTGGCCAGAACATTGAAGTGGGATTGTTTGTCGTTCCGTCCTCCGACCAAAGCGGCGACTTGGAACGTCTTTGCTTGGCTACCGTTGCCGATGTTGCCAAAGCGCAATCAGTCACTCAATTCTATGCTCAAATGGATGCTACCTACGGCCCTTTGGACCGCCCTTATAAACGGCAATGTGCAATTTATCTTGCTTGCACGAATGTGGAAACGAGAGGGCCGGGGCAGGCCTTCAGTATTGGCGTATTTGACCGACAACATGGCGTGCTCGAACCTCTGAAGCAGTTTCTTACGCTGTTCCTCGGTTAG
- a CDS encoding thermonuclease family protein, whose product MKVRVADIDTPEISQPHCAAEKALGEQATVRLMELVNAGPFQMRAWSGRDEDKYGRKLRVLVRDGRSLGDILVSEGLARIWTGRRQPWC is encoded by the coding sequence GTGAAGGTCCGTGTTGCCGATATCGATACGCCGGAAATCAGCCAACCTCACTGCGCCGCCGAAAAGGCGCTCGGCGAGCAGGCCACGGTACGGCTTATGGAACTTGTCAATGCCGGTCCGTTTCAGATGCGGGCATGGTCCGGACGTGACGAAGACAAGTACGGTCGCAAGCTCCGGGTGCTTGTACGGGATGGCCGATCGCTTGGCGACATTCTGGTGTCGGAAGGCTTGGCGCGGATATGGACAGGGCGAAGGCAACCGTGGTGCTAA
- a CDS encoding helix-turn-helix domain-containing protein, which produces MAKTLHSKRHEVLVAAIAEQRRAKGLSQAQVAKLLGRHQPFIANIESGERRVDLLELITIANIIELDVHALLDRLQQVSE; this is translated from the coding sequence ATGGCGAAAACGCTGCACTCAAAGAGGCATGAAGTACTGGTAGCGGCGATTGCAGAACAACGCCGTGCTAAAGGCTTGTCTCAAGCACAGGTCGCCAAGTTGCTGGGACGCCATCAACCGTTCATCGCTAATATCGAAAGCGGTGAACGCCGGGTCGATTTGCTAGAACTGATAACGATAGCGAATATCATTGAACTTGATGTTCATGCCCTGCTTGACCGGTTGCAGCAGGTTTCAGAGTGA
- a CDS encoding IS3 family transposase (programmed frameshift), with the protein MKRNRFTDEQIIGILKEHEAGTPVSELCRKHGVSDASIYKWKARFGGMEVSEAKRLKTLEDENTKLKRLLADAMLDNAALKDLFGKEVVTPAAKRNAVAHLMDHHRMSERRACKAIGVCRMTVRYESSRIDDQGLRERMKALAHERRRFGYRRIHVLLRREGHLVNHKKLFRLYREEKLTVRKRGGRKRAIGTRAPMLIPVTANERWSLDFVSDQLTDGRRFRVLTVVDDCTRECLGLIADTSLSGLRVARELDRIIEGRGKPKMIVSDNGSEFTSNAILQWTDKTKIDWHYIAPGKPIQNAFIESFNGRLRDEFLNETLFSSLTHARSALSNWRSDYNDNRPHSGLGWRTPAEFAQTINPRRDAVLRSRNGSAPQPAATAPNTATQNHWSELKTG; encoded by the exons ATGAAACGCAACCGTTTTACTGACGAACAGATTATCGGCATTCTGAAGGAGCACGAGGCGGGCACGCCAGTATCGGAGCTTTGCCGCAAGCACGGCGTCAGCGATGCCAGCATCTATAAATGGAAGGCCAGATTCGGCGGGATGGAGGTGTCTGAGGCCAAGCGGCTGAAGACGCTGGAGGACGAGAACACGAAGCTGAAGCGGCTTCTGGCGGACGCGATGCTCGACAATGCCGCGTTGAAAGACCTTT TTGGGAAAGAAGTGGTGACGCCCGCAGCAAAGCGGAACGCTGTCGCGCATCTGATGGATCACCATCGGATGAGTGAACGGCGGGCGTGTAAAGCCATCGGCGTTTGCCGGATGACAGTTCGTTACGAAAGCAGCCGCATCGACGACCAGGGCCTTCGCGAGCGGATGAAGGCGTTGGCGCATGAACGCCGCCGCTTCGGCTATCGACGCATTCATGTGCTGCTCAGACGCGAGGGGCACCTTGTGAACCACAAGAAGCTCTTCCGGCTCTATCGGGAGGAGAAGTTGACCGTGCGCAAGCGTGGTGGCCGCAAGCGAGCGATCGGCACACGAGCACCGATGCTGATACCAGTAACCGCCAATGAACGTTGGTCGCTGGACTTCGTGTCGGATCAACTCACCGATGGTCGCAGGTTCCGGGTTCTGACGGTCGTCGATGATTGCACCAGAGAATGCCTGGGTCTCATCGCCGATACATCGCTTTCCGGCCTGCGTGTTGCTCGTGAGCTGGACCGGATCATCGAGGGGCGTGGCAAGCCGAAGATGATCGTCAGTGATAACGGCAGCGAGTTCACAAGCAATGCGATCCTGCAATGGACGGACAAGACGAAGATAGATTGGCACTATATCGCGCCAGGCAAGCCGATCCAGAACGCCTTCATCGAAAGCTTCAATGGACGGCTGCGAGACGAGTTCCTGAACGAAACACTGTTCTCGTCACTGACCCATGCTCGTTCAGCGCTTTCAAACTGGCGCAGCGATTATAACGATAACCGCCCGCACTCTGGACTCGGCTGGAGGACACCTGCCGAGTTCGCTCAGACCATCAACCCGCGACGTGATGCGGTGCTGCGCAGCCGAAATGGCTCCGCACCGCAACCCGCCGCTACCGCCCCGAATACAGCAACCCAAAACCACTGGAGCGAACTCAAAACTGGATAA